The following is a genomic window from Thermoanaerobaculales bacterium.
GAGGCTCGTGAACTCTCACCTATCACCTCTCACCTATCACCTATCACTTGCCTCGGATAGCCCGCCACCCTCCTGAAGGCGATGCGGTCGCCGACCGCCAGCCCGTGGCGCGCCACCGTGCCCGCGCTCACCTCGAGCACCGCCGACACGGCGCGCGACGGGACGTACTGGGGGCACGGCTCGGTGGCGCACGGCTGGGCGTTCTCGACGATGTCGACGATCGCCCCCTGGCCGTCGAGAAACAGCAGGTCGAGCGGGATCAGCATGTGCTTCATCCAGAAGCTCGGCAGCCGCTCGGCCTCGAACAGGAACAGCATCCCGCGATCGGGGTCGAGCGCCGGCCGGAACATCAGCCCCTGGGAGATCTCCTCGGGGGTGAGGGCGAGCTCCAGGCGGATGACGAAGCCGTCGCCGAGGACCGCTCGCGGCGGCCTCTCGGAGGCCCGCTTCGGCAACGGGGTGGGCGGGGCCGCCTGCGGGCCGTCGGCCGAGTCC
Proteins encoded in this region:
- a CDS encoding DUF192 domain-containing protein, yielding MSRALALITGTAAAAVLALLLLSSCAPASDSADGPQAAPPTPLPKRASERPPRAVLGDGFVIRLELALTPEEISQGLMFRPALDPDRGMLFLFEAERLPSFWMKHMLIPLDLLFLDGQGAIVDIVENAQPCATEPCPQYVPSRAVSAVLEVSAGTVARHGLAVGDRIAFRRVAGYPRQVIGDR